A DNA window from Nitrospinota bacterium contains the following coding sequences:
- the carB gene encoding carbamoyl-phosphate synthase large subunit, which produces MPKRTDIKKILLIGAGPIVIGQACEFDYSGTQACKSLKEEGYEVVLVNSNPATIMTDPEFAHRTYIEPVTPEVVEKIIARDRPDALLPTMGGQTALNVALALAEKGVLEKYNVELIGADVATIKKAEDRNLFKEAMFKIGLSVPPSGHAENLKDAWKIVDETGYPVIIRPSFTLGGTGGSIAYSKEDFGQLVEFALKASPVSQVLIEKSLIGWKEYELEVMRDKNDNVVMICSIENLDPMGVHTGDSITVAPAQTLTDKEYQIMRNAAIDIIREIGVETGGSNIQFAIDPNSGEMIVIEMNPRVSRSSALASKATGFPIAKFAAKLAVGYSLDEIKNDITKVTPASFEPTLDYCVVKIPRFTFEKFFQTEPVLTTQMKSVGEVMSIGRTFKEALFKAIRSTETGHYGFEENFRFSLNQIGLSPEQQREKLLAALSLPFSDRLWHVAAALRRGITVDQIYQVTGIDLWFLDNICTLINFENQLKKLGGVTKLDRNILFHAKEMGFSDIYLAGLLDCNEKDIFQRRVELNIFPVYKRVDTCGAEFEAYTPYLYSTHEEECEADATKRKKIMILGGGPNRIGQGIEFDYCCVHASFALKEDGYETIMVNCNPETVSTDYDTSDRLYFEPVTFEDVLNIVKVEKPDGVIVQLGGQTPLKLALDLMHAGVPIIGTNPDDIDRAENRELFKQMLDKLGLRQPANGTAVSYKEASEIADAIGYPVVVRPSYVLGGRAMEIVYSKERLEYYMQHAVKASPEHPVLIDDFLSDAIEIDVDAVSDGKDVVIGGVMEHIEEAGIHSGDSACSLPAFSLKPETVDKIKDQTISLAKELNVIGLINIQFAVKDEAIYVIEVNPRASRTIPFVSKTIGVPLAKIAARVMAGKSLQELGFTKEKQFSHIAVKESVFPFNKFQDVDVLLGPEMKSTGEVMGIDTLFGRAFAKSQLATGVKLPLEGTAFISVKDSDKEKSVVIGKGLEELGYHLIATKGTADYLKKNGIKVSSINKVKEGSPHIVEAIEAKNIDIVINTVFGEQSIKDSFSLRRSSLNQNLPYCTTMAGALAIVGALKAIKEGDLTITSLQEYGQ; this is translated from the coding sequence AAAATTCTTCTAATTGGTGCAGGGCCTATTGTGATTGGTCAGGCTTGTGAATTTGACTATTCAGGAACACAAGCCTGCAAATCACTAAAAGAAGAAGGTTACGAAGTTGTCCTGGTAAATAGTAACCCGGCTACCATTATGACGGATCCCGAGTTTGCGCATCGCACTTATATCGAGCCCGTCACACCTGAAGTAGTAGAAAAAATTATTGCACGTGACAGACCTGATGCTTTGCTTCCAACAATGGGTGGCCAAACTGCCTTGAATGTTGCCCTTGCCCTTGCAGAAAAAGGTGTCCTTGAAAAATATAATGTAGAGTTAATAGGCGCTGATGTGGCGACCATCAAAAAGGCTGAAGACAGAAACCTTTTCAAAGAGGCAATGTTTAAAATTGGGCTAAGTGTTCCTCCCAGTGGTCATGCAGAAAACCTGAAGGATGCATGGAAGATTGTTGATGAAACAGGATACCCGGTAATCATTAGACCTTCTTTTACTTTGGGTGGAACAGGAGGAAGTATCGCTTATTCTAAAGAAGATTTTGGACAACTGGTAGAGTTTGCACTTAAGGCAAGCCCTGTTTCTCAGGTTTTAATAGAAAAGTCGCTTATTGGGTGGAAAGAGTACGAGTTGGAAGTTATGCGCGATAAGAATGATAATGTTGTCATGATTTGCTCGATTGAAAATTTAGATCCAATGGGTGTTCATACAGGTGACAGTATCACAGTTGCACCGGCCCAAACATTGACTGACAAGGAATACCAGATAATGCGAAACGCGGCGATTGATATTATCCGGGAAATTGGAGTCGAGACAGGTGGGTCTAATATCCAGTTTGCTATTGATCCAAACTCTGGTGAAATGATAGTTATTGAAATGAATCCTCGTGTATCGAGAAGTTCTGCTTTGGCATCCAAGGCTACTGGGTTTCCCATTGCAAAGTTTGCCGCGAAATTAGCAGTTGGTTACTCTCTTGATGAGATCAAGAACGACATCACGAAGGTCACTCCAGCTTCCTTTGAACCCACTCTTGATTACTGTGTGGTTAAAATTCCACGTTTTACATTTGAGAAATTTTTTCAGACTGAGCCAGTCTTGACGACACAGATGAAATCTGTCGGTGAAGTCATGTCTATCGGTAGAACTTTCAAGGAAGCATTATTTAAAGCAATCAGGTCTACAGAAACTGGTCATTATGGTTTTGAGGAAAATTTTCGATTTAGCCTGAATCAAATTGGCTTGTCACCAGAACAACAAAGAGAAAAACTTTTAGCTGCACTGAGTCTGCCCTTCTCAGACAGGTTATGGCATGTTGCAGCGGCATTAAGGAGAGGAATCACTGTCGATCAAATTTATCAGGTCACCGGTATCGATCTATGGTTTCTGGATAATATTTGCACCCTCATCAATTTTGAAAATCAACTTAAGAAATTAGGTGGAGTGACAAAGTTGGATCGTAATATTCTTTTTCATGCAAAAGAAATGGGGTTTTCTGATATTTATTTGGCAGGACTCCTGGATTGCAATGAAAAAGATATATTTCAACGCCGTGTTGAGTTGAATATTTTTCCTGTCTATAAAAGAGTTGATACTTGTGGCGCTGAATTTGAAGCATATACTCCTTACCTTTATTCAACTCATGAAGAAGAATGTGAAGCTGATGCAACTAAAAGAAAAAAGATTATGATCCTCGGCGGAGGTCCTAACAGAATTGGCCAGGGAATTGAATTTGATTATTGTTGTGTTCATGCATCATTTGCCCTTAAAGAAGATGGTTATGAAACCATTATGGTGAATTGTAATCCGGAGACAGTGAGTACTGATTATGACACTTCAGACAGGCTTTATTTTGAACCTGTAACCTTCGAGGATGTCTTGAATATTGTGAAGGTTGAAAAACCTGATGGGGTGATTGTTCAGCTTGGAGGACAAACTCCTTTAAAACTTGCATTGGATTTGATGCATGCAGGGGTTCCCATCATTGGAACAAATCCTGATGATATTGATCGTGCGGAAAACCGGGAATTATTTAAGCAAATGCTGGATAAGCTTGGCCTGCGCCAGCCTGCAAATGGTACTGCTGTTTCATATAAGGAGGCAAGTGAGATTGCTGATGCAATTGGTTATCCAGTGGTCGTACGTCCCTCATATGTCTTGGGCGGTCGAGCTATGGAGATAGTTTATAGCAAGGAGCGTCTTGAGTATTATATGCAGCATGCGGTCAAAGCATCCCCCGAACACCCGGTATTGATAGATGACTTTCTTTCTGACGCCATTGAAATAGATGTTGATGCAGTTTCTGATGGTAAAGACGTTGTGATTGGTGGGGTCATGGAACATATTGAGGAGGCTGGCATTCACTCTGGTGATAGCGCGTGTTCCCTGCCTGCATTTTCCCTTAAACCTGAAACGGTTGATAAAATCAAAGACCAGACTATTTCATTAGCAAAAGAACTAAACGTAATTGGGCTTATAAATATTCAGTTCGCCGTGAAGGATGAAGCTATTTATGTCATTGAAGTGAACCCCCGTGCTTCACGCACAATTCCTTTTGTGAGTAAAACGATTGGTGTGCCTTTGGCAAAAATTGCCGCGAGAGTCATGGCAGGTAAAAGCCTGCAGGAACTGGGTTTTACAAAGGAAAAACAATTTTCTCATATTGCTGTTAAAGAATCCGTTTTTCCTTTTAACAAGTTTCAGGATGTGGATGTTTTGTTGGGACCGGAAATGAAATCCACCGGTGAGGTCATGGGCATTGATACTCTTTTTGGTCGTGCTTTTGCAAAGTCACAATTAGCTACCGGTGTTAAGCTGCCATTAGAAGGAACCGCATTCATAAGTGTCAAGGATTCTGATAAAGAAAAATCCGTTGTCATTGGAAAAGGACTTGAAGAATTGGGCTATCACTTAATTGCCACAAAAGGCACGGCTGATTACCTGAAAAAAAACGGTATCAAGGTGTCATCTATAAATAAAGTGAAAGAAGGTTCTCCTCATATTGTGGAAGCTATTGAAGCTAAAAACATTGATATTGTTATAAACACAGTCTTTGGTGAGCAGTCTATAAAAGATTCTTTTTCTCTTAGGAGAAGTTCTTTGAATCAAAACTTACCGTATTGCACAACTATGGCCGGCGCATTGGCTATTGTTGGTGCATTAAAGGCTATCAAGGAAGGTGATTTAACTATTACTTCTCTACAGGAGTACGGACAATAA